In Gracilibacillus salitolerans, the sequence TCAGTAGACGATGCCGTTAAAAGGCTAGCAGTATTAACCAAAAGCAGTGGTGCAGACGGTGTTGTATGTTCAGCACATGAAGTACCCATTATTAAACAAGCTTGTGGAAATGACTTTTTAACCGTAACGCCAGGGATTAGATTAAGTGAATCTAATCAGAATGATCAAAAACGAGTAGCAACTCCTCAACTTGCTAAACAAAATGGTGCGGATTATTTAGTAATAGGAAGAAGCATTACACAGGCAGAAAATCCGAAAGCTAATTACAAACGAGTAGTAGAGGAGTGGGGAAATGCTTAAATCAAAAGAAATTGCCAACGCGCTTTATGAGATAGATGCGATTCAAATTCGCCCGGATCGATCATTTGTATGGACATCTGGAATTCATTCTCCCATCTATTGTGATAATCGATTAACCATGTCTTATCCAGAAGTACGAAAACAAATAGTAAAGCAATTTGCAGAAATAATTGATCAATTAGAAGAAAAACCAGATGTGATTGCAGGGTGTGCCACAGCAGGAATACCTCATGCTGCATGGTTAGCGGATTATTTAAATCTTCCAATGGTTTATGTACGATCAAAGCCAAAAGGACATGGCAAGCAAAATCAGATAGAAGGTAAGATAGAGCAGGGAGATAAAGTCATTGTAATTGAGGACCTTATATCTACTGGAGGATCATCTATCGATAGTGCACTCGTACTACAAGAAGCAGGTGCAGAAGTTTTAAGTGTGTTAGCTATCTTTAGTTATGGATTAAATAAGGCAGACAAACAATTTAAGGATGCAAACATACCATTTACTACTATTACTAACTTTGATATTTTAGCTGGTGCATTAGTTGAAAATAGAGAAATTACAGAAGCTGAAAAAGTAGACTTATTAAGTTGGCGTGATGAATTAGGAAATAATTAAAATTAATATTTCCTGGGAAACCGCAGGAAGTTTATTTATTCGATGTTGTTCGACGATACGTTGTTGAAAAATGCCTTATTGGTAGTTAATGCTTATACAAATCATCAATCTATTAGTATGTGGCCTAATTCCATTTAGTGGGATTAGGCGTTTTTTGATTGGAGCATTGTATGGAAAGCCTGTATTAATTATAGTAGAGGAAAACTACTACTTTTGAAGATAAGTTGTAAAAGAGTTTTTCCTTGTTCCACAATCGGGTCTGGTCATAGAATAATTCCTATCTTTAGGGTTAACTGGATAAAACTATAAGTGTCATTTTTATTGTATTTCTGATTGATTTGGTTTTTATTCAGGTATTCAGTACCAAGTTTATTATATATAGTCTTGAATTTGGCACTTATCATCGTTATAAGTGTCATTTTTGGTCGTGTGGTTATTAATTTTGGTACTAAATTGTGGAGATCCAAAGGATGGAGCGGACTAGCTTTAAAATAGTTACTTCATTAACTGAATTAATAAAAAGGTTTCGATCACTAAATGTTAGTAATCGAAACCTTCTATTGTTAGAAAGCACCTGATCCTCCACCACCACCACCAACTCCTGTTCCTCCCCCAGGAACACTACCAGAACTACTAGTAGTAGCGGACACCGTCGAATCAGTTTTGTCAAATTGATTAGTCACTGCGCTTGCAATAAGTACAAACATCACTAAGTCATTTGTTTGCAAGCTACTATCAGTTGTAGTAGTTGCGGACAAGTTCTTACTAAGGTGTTCATATTTCTTCTGCATCGACTTGTTACCTGTACCGATTGCGTAAATATATGCTTGCATTTGTTCGTCACTCATCCAGTCATTCCAATCTCTTTCACCGATATTCTTGTAATTGGAACTGAGTTCTTTCCATTGCTGTGAGATTCTAACCCCTTGAATGGTTTTGGGTTGGTAGATGATAGCGAATAGCAATAAAGTTAAACTTAGAAAGATAGAGAGAGCCATCCAAGTGAAAAGAGAATGAACACCTAGAATGATAATAAAGGGTATCATTAAAAGGCTGACTATACCTGCAGTCCAACGTACTCTTTTTTTCTTTTCAAACAGGTGGTTCTGTTTTACCTCTTCTTTTACAGCTTGTACCCATTTGGCAAAGTCACTGTTGTAGGTCGAATGATTATCTTTATTCTTTGTATAGGCATCAAGATCTGACAAGGAGAAAACACCATTTTCACCTATCTTATTGAATAACCATTCGATTAATATACTCTCATGCTGAAAGTCAGTGTTAGGATCTACGATAACAAATTTACTTTCACCATCTCGTTTGACGTATCCTTTTCTAACCAGATCCAATAAAGCTGCCGATATCAATTCACTACTCGCTGACATATTTCTCATATAAAGCAT encodes:
- the pyrE gene encoding orotate phosphoribosyltransferase, translating into MLKSKEIANALYEIDAIQIRPDRSFVWTSGIHSPIYCDNRLTMSYPEVRKQIVKQFAEIIDQLEEKPDVIAGCATAGIPHAAWLADYLNLPMVYVRSKPKGHGKQNQIEGKIEQGDKVIVIEDLISTGGSSIDSALVLQEAGAEVLSVLAIFSYGLNKADKQFKDANIPFTTITNFDILAGALVENREITEAEKVDLLSWRDELGNN